The Xanthomonas sp. DAR 80977 nucleotide sequence CCGCGCTCAATCCGCAGATGATGAAGTTGCGCGGCGGCACCGACATCGTCGTCGCCACCCCGGGCCGGCTGCTCGACCTGGTGGCGCACAACGCGCTCGAGCTGGGCGCGGTGCGCACGCTGGTGCTGGACGAAGCCGACCGCCTGCTGGCGCTGGGCTTCGAGGAGGAACTGGGCCGGATCCTGGCGCTGCTGCCGCCGCGCCGGCAGACCCTGCTGTTCTCGGCCACCTTCCCGGCCGAGGTGGAGGTGCTGGCGCGGCGCCTGCTGCGCGGGCCGCGGCGCCTCGGCGAGGACGTGGCCGCCGCGGCCCCGGCGACGATCCGCCAGCGCGCGATCGAGGTCGACAGCGCGCAGCGCACCGCGCTGCTGCGGCACCTGCTGCACAGCGAAGCCTGGGCGCAGGCGCTGGTGTTCGTGGCCAGCCAGCGCGGCGCCGACAACCTGGCCGAGAAGCTGCGCAAGGCCGGCGTGGCGGCGCAGCCGTTCCATGGCGAACTCAGCCAGGGTCGCCGCAACCAGGCGCTGGCCGGCTTCAGGAGCGGCCAGGTGCAGGTGCTGGTGGCAACCGATGTCGCCGCGCGCGGATTGGACATCGCGCAACTGCCGGTGGTGGTCAACTACGACCTGCCGCGCGCCACCGCCGACTACACCCACCGCATCGGCCGCACCGGGCGCGCCGGCGCCGACGGCGTGGCGCTGAGCTTCGTCGACGCGGCCAGCGAAGCGCATCTGCGCCTGATCGAGAAGCGCCAGCAGCTGCGCGTGCCGCGCGAGCGCATCGCCGGGTTCGAACCGACGCCGGCGCTGGCGGCCGCGACCGACGCCGAGGCCGCGCCGCGGACCGGCGGCATCAAGGGCAAGCGCCCGGGCAAGAAGGACAAGCTGCGCGCGGCGAATGCGCAGGGCGGCGGCGCCCCGCCTGCGAAGGAGTGATCGCGTTGGCTGCGCTGCTGCGGCTTGCACGCGGCGCAGCGGTGCAGGCGCTATCTCGCAAAGCGCCGATCGCGCGCGATCCGATGCACTCCGTGCGCTGAGACTGCCTGTCGCGGCTGAAGCCGCTCCTACAGCGCCTCTGTAGGAGCGGCTTCAGCCGCGACAGAAATCCAAACGCCCCGCTTCGATCATCGCGGCCGATGGCCCGCAAACCACCCTGCTCCGCTCCAACAGGAAGCTGCGCGGCCCGCGCTCAATCGTCGAACGGATCGGCCACGGCCGCGGCGTCGCCCTTCGGCCGCGGCGTGCGCTTGCCCGGCTTGCTGCGGATCTCCACGTAGAACTGGGTGCCGCCGGTGGCGACCAGCGCATCGATCGAGCGCAGCAGGTCGGCCGGCGCCACGACCGCGGCGCTGGCCTCTTCGGTGCCGAACAGCGTGTCGAAATCCCAGTAGTCGGCGCCGGCCGGCAAGGTCTTGCGGCGCTCGCGGCGGATGTACTTGCGGATGTCGTGCTTGCTGGCGTCGAGCAGGCGGTCGGGATGCTTGCCTTCGATGCGGAGCTGGTAGGTCTTCTTCACTGCGGGGAGGATCCTGGAAAGAGGGAACGCGGCGGGCAGGCAGGGGCGGCGGCCACTGGCGGGCCTTGCTCGGCTGTTGCCGGCCGCCTGCGTGCGCGGCGGGCCGCCATGGTGCCAGAAGCCGGCCCCGCGCTGCGGATTGGCCGATAATCGGTGCCTGGCGCAGGCCTGCGCCGCCGCAGGAGCAGCCGATGACCGACCCTTCCGCCTTCGCGGGTTACCGCGTCCTCGTCGCCGGCGCCAGCCGCGGCATCGGCCTGGCGATCGCCGACGCCTTCGCGCGCCAGGGCGCCGCGGTGGCGATCTGCGCGCGCAATCCCGCCGGCCTGGCCGATGCGGCCGAGCAACTGCTCCGCCACGGCCATCCGGTCTCGCGGCTGGGCTGCGACCTGGCCGACCCGGCGCAGATCCAGGACTGGGTGGCGCACGCGGCCGACGCGCTGGGCGGCATCGACGTGATGGTCAACAACGCTTCCGGCTACGGCCATGGCGACGACGACGCCAGCTGGCAGGCCGGGTTCGACATCGACCTGATGGCCGCGGTGCGCTGCAATCGCGCCGCCCTGCCGCGGCTGCGCGCCAGCGGCCGCGGCTGCATCCTCAACATCAGCTCGATCAACGCGCTGCGGCCCACGCCGCGGGTGCCGGCGTACTCGGCGGCGAAGGCCGCGCTGAACTACTACACCACCACCCTGGCCGCGGAGCTGGCGCGCGAGCGGATCCGGGTCAACGCGATCGCGCCGGGGTCGATCGAGTTCCCCGGCGGCCTGTGGGACCAGCGCCGCGAGCAGCAGCCGGAACTGTACCGGCGCATCCGTGCCGGCATTCCGTTCGGCGACTTCGGCGCGCTGCAGGACGTCACCCACGCCGCGTTGTTCCTGGCCTCGCCGCAGGCGCGCTGGATCACCGGCCAGATCCTGGCGGTGGACGGCGGGCAGTCGCTGGGCGCCTGAGCCGCGCCGTGGCGTGCGCCACGCAGGCGGCGTCGCCCAAGACCGCCGCGCCCGGTGCTCCGGCGCCGGGTGACAGCGAGACCCGGCTGCACCGATTGGACACCGCCGCGACGCGGGGCATCCCAGACGCGCGGTCGCGCACGCAGGCCGCACAGCAGGGCGGGAAGCCGCGACTTGCACGCAGTGCCGAGACGCCGCCGCGCGGCCTGTCTCGGCGCGCCGATGCCGATCGGCGGCAGACGCGATACAGACGCGGTACGCAGCCGCCAGCGCGACCGCCTGACCCCACGTTGTCGGTCAGGCGCCCTCGCCGCCGCGGCGGTTGCTGCGCCACTTCGAACGCTGCAACGCAACAAATCGCACTGCTCATCCACTGCGCCGCCGCAGCGGCAGCAGCGGTGAGCGACGCGTGCGGCGCGACACGCCGATGGCCAAAACCCTCGCCGCACAAGGCGCGACGCGCCAGCGAAGCATCCACTTCCGGCGTTGCGATCGCGCATCACCCTGAACAAAGAAAAACAAGAAAGTTCTAATTCGAAAAATAACGAACATGAAACGCGCATGGCGACGCTATGCTCCGGCCACAGGGGTTGCATCCGCGTTCATACAAGCCCAGCGCGACGCATCGCGATGGGCGACCTGGAGGCCATGTGTTCCAGCCACGCATCGACACCGTCACCCGTCCCGTTTCCCGCCACCGGGCCACCCGCATGCCCGGCGCTCCGCCCGTCGAACCACGCACTGCCACGGCCGGCCAGCGGCACAGAGACGCTGGCCGCATCGCCGACGGTCGCCACCCTGCTCCGCGCCGCTGCCTCCGCGCCGGCGTCCTCTCCATGACCGGCCGCGCGCTCCCGCCGGCCCCGTGCAAAGCGAGTCACCCATGAACAAGACCCCATGCATCGCCCTGGCGGCGCTGTCGGCCGCGCTGTTGTGCGCGCAGGCCGCGGCGCAGGATTTCGATCCGGCCAAGACCCTGACCGGCGACTG carries:
- a CDS encoding DEAD/DEAH box helicase produces the protein MPFATLGLAPELLPAFSRALDAAGYTAPTAIQAQAVAPILRGDDVLACAATGSGKTAAFALPLLQRAALAPPSRRARSLVLVPTRELAAQVGDTLQALGRYLPRRIRVAAVAGGAALNPQMMKLRGGTDIVVATPGRLLDLVAHNALELGAVRTLVLDEADRLLALGFEEELGRILALLPPRRQTLLFSATFPAEVEVLARRLLRGPRRLGEDVAAAAPATIRQRAIEVDSAQRTALLRHLLHSEAWAQALVFVASQRGADNLAEKLRKAGVAAQPFHGELSQGRRNQALAGFRSGQVQVLVATDVAARGLDIAQLPVVVNYDLPRATADYTHRIGRTGRAGADGVALSFVDAASEAHLRLIEKRQQLRVPRERIAGFEPTPALAAATDAEAAPRTGGIKGKRPGKKDKLRAANAQGGGAPPAKE
- a CDS encoding DUF6172 family protein translates to MKKTYQLRIEGKHPDRLLDASKHDIRKYIRRERRKTLPAGADYWDFDTLFGTEEASAAVVAPADLLRSIDALVATGGTQFYVEIRSKPGKRTPRPKGDAAAVADPFDD
- a CDS encoding SDR family NAD(P)-dependent oxidoreductase, which gives rise to MTDPSAFAGYRVLVAGASRGIGLAIADAFARQGAAVAICARNPAGLADAAEQLLRHGHPVSRLGCDLADPAQIQDWVAHAADALGGIDVMVNNASGYGHGDDDASWQAGFDIDLMAAVRCNRAALPRLRASGRGCILNISSINALRPTPRVPAYSAAKAALNYYTTTLAAELARERIRVNAIAPGSIEFPGGLWDQRREQQPELYRRIRAGIPFGDFGALQDVTHAALFLASPQARWITGQILAVDGGQSLGA